The proteins below are encoded in one region of Stigmatopora argus isolate UIUO_Sarg chromosome 2, RoL_Sarg_1.0, whole genome shotgun sequence:
- the dmxl2 gene encoding dmX-like protein 2 isoform X1 — protein sequence MHLHQVLTGAVNPGDCCYSVGSVNDVPFTAYGSGCDVVILASDFECVQIIPGAQNGNIQVGCVECSHQLGRIAASYGNTVCIFEPLSTNPNKRHKQLNYQWQKTGQFFLDAITYNLAWDPQGYRILAATERLQLWAPPLTDALIEEEDGHVTEDKPHLVLNDWNCVWQCRTAASVHVAKWSPDGEYFATVGKDDCLLKVWYPTTGWRSAVVVQDPSEKKVPAVHFSFVYLAHPRSVTGMSWRKTSKYMPKGSVCNVLLTSCDDGVCRLWSETLLPEDSLLGGQISDNTHSFSSSLPGSSGNKDKIQHALESIHHLKHLRRGRRRSSALVAHSELLPSQLGTQDAHTHRHIAHHANALCHFHISASINPNTDIPSMLADSALFNADDGSGAGGFVVHWLNNKDLSFTCSMDLFMLQLRKFSEQQLEHATEDPLEPEGSPLKFDFGRNNNTNLMHVQHTINPLFSVILDLDEMSDKASSELGEEGEPGEQGSTKASSPGSSSSLPLPSMLLERKMEILITEWNKSPDMLFTIHPTDGSFLVWHVKYLDEFKQGIFRQVQVSFSSRIPVAFPTGDANSLSKNILMYACTLTESESSRTGEQGSMVPYVAHSVSASAGLGSHALASSSNTNPGVSPAVMMVSKHVDGSLNQWAVTFAERSAFSNVLTVSHKFRYCGHRFHLNDQACHTVLPLLLTSSHHNALLTPPSAPGSIDGEQPPTLPLPKGLPRKQLRNAATRTFHDPNAIYSELILWRVDHIGPLSCTGGVSELARINSLHTSAFSNVAWLPSLVPSSVLGTYCNSASACFVASDGKNLRLYQAVVDARKLLDELSDPETSKLVGEVFNIVSQQSTARPGCIIELDVITNQCGANTQLLHVFQEDFILGYKPQKEPDTHTAAFLSGEDYQPPPFSEKFFLVVIEKDLNRNSVLQMWHLHLQSVQACVDEPNKDSSFQSQLMVPNQIVNADSSPETSPVRPLPRSASTVNLQSASKLILSSKLVYSKRLDLPHGVEVTRATPSAGHLSSSSIYPVCLAPYLIVTTCSDSRVRFWHCAVEGDHGDSDNDRDKRMYRWEPWALMNEEEDNNSAVFVSGRPVAVSCSYIGRLAVAFKQPRQGQISGKEFSMHVSIYECESTGGSEWVLEQTLHLEEFNRPSQTLDPRVSVDSNLFVYSRSDLYMCRDRNSPNIKHYVHLDWLSKEDGSHILTVGVGSNILMYGRISGMVHEQTSSKEGVAVITLPLGGSIKQGIRSRWILLRAVDLLSSVDGTPSLPVSLSWVRDGILVVGMDCEMHVYAQWHQDKKPGEGEEGNMSSVDIAGGQTQASSSVFEGRARSKSVFEGSVAVDEALRAPAGLQEGGLFEAAHSLSPTLPQYHPTQLLELMDLGKVRRAKAILAHLVKCIAGEVAVVRDVEAGEGGARRHLSRTISVTGSTAKDTIVAGRDGGRDYTEINSIPPLPLYALMLADEDTSFKGTEEPVKGPKVANGDTRHMSSEDQYADLFQVPTVTTDDFVNFATDKPEKKSRVINLSQYGPAYFGPEHAQVLSSHLMHSSLPGLTRLEQMFLVALADTVATTSAEVTSSTDQQYTGGEALDECGLRYLLAMRLHTCLLTSLPPLYRMQLLHQGLSTCHFAWAFHSEAEEELLNMIPAMQRGDLQWSELRAVGVGWWIRNINTLRKMVEKLGKAAFQRHNDPLDAALFYLAMKKKAVLWGLFRSQHDEKMTQFFKNNFTEDRWRRAALKNAFSLLGKQRFEQSAAFFLLAGSLKDAIEVLLEKMEDLQLAMIVARLYEADFENSSTCQGLLFEKVLGCNKDGSQYHCSRLHPDPFLRSIAYWIMKDYTQALDTLLERIPKDDDDDNPDVMVKSCNPVVFSFYNYLRTHPLIIRRHYATSEGTTTTVGLTAEKNSADEINLIERKLFFTTANAHFKVGCPVLALEVLSKIPKVTKKSGSSPLSKASSKVNVSLNQPLEQSTGLDWGSSAPPAWGGNESSGGMDWGQPVSKLEDDDLKLDWGDDKDDDEDEEEEDCLTMKKLETETKVEGTFDSKLQRDDSKGDSEVDVIAEQLKFRACLKILMTELRTLATGFEVDGGKLRFQLYSWLEKEIAAMHTICNYKVEGKEREPEVERWAERAVSVDISDDMLERTDADAYERHQMERRRLQAKQQHSERRKAWLRKNQALLRVFLSYCSLHGAKGGGVTSVRMELLFLLQESQQEITVKQLQSPLPLPTTLPLLSACIATTKTVIANPVLHLSNHIRDILHTITLMEAPPHPDVIDERVNALHTLAASLSACIYQALCDSHSYSSQTEANQFTGMVYQGLLLSERKRLRTESIEEHITPNSAPAQWPGVSSLISLLTSAKEEDQPRLNVLLCEAVMAVYLALLIHGLGTHNSNELFRLAAHPLNNRMWAAVFGGGAKVIIKPKRPEAPPVPADFEAARPEESQESGRPEQGSLAQTPKPIPYETQCPKQCPPLVSRGGGPGTVTSATKTSLVPPQPPAEDGDRYRRRFNMRMLVPGRPVKETPAAPPPLPAERPTYREKFIPPELSMWDYFVAKPFLPLSDSNTLCDSDESGAEDDEDDDDAFLSDTQITEHSDPNSYSWALIRLAMVKMFHHSIKNFLPITGLDFADLPVTSPFTNAVLKTLENWEHILLETMNKFDGPPPNYINTYPTDLSAGGGPAILRHKAMLEPDNTPFKTKNHQSFPARRLWHFLVKQEVLQETLIRYIFTKKRKQSESVDNHMERVKPNCIAGASALNKVEADLGYPGGKAKIVHKESDIIMAFAINKANSNEIVLASTHDVQEVDVSTLVAVQPYAWIGEEFDKESRSSDDVDYKSSHTNIAQASSGPFAPPQMPVSASMPWLGSGQTSMGASVIMKRNLNNVKRMTSHPIYQYYMTGAQDGSVRMFEWNRPQQLICFRQAGNARVTRLYFNSQGNKCGVADGEGFLSLWQVNQTSSNPKPYLSWQCHTKTCGDFAFITSSSLIATAGQSNDNRNVCLWDTLISPSNTMVHAFPCHENGATVLQYAPKQQLLITGGRKGFVCVFDIRQRQLLHTFQAHDSAIKALALDAFEDFFVTGSAEGNMKVWKLAGHGLMHSFGSEHAKQSIFRNIGAGVMQVETRPGNRIFTCGADGTLKMRVLPDRYNIPSGLIDVL from the exons ATGCATCTGCACCAGGTTCTGACGGGGGCTGTGAATCCCGGCGATTGCTGCTACTCGGTGGGCAGCGTCAATGACGTTCCCTTCACG gctTATGGCTCAGGTTGTGATGTAGTGATCTTGGCCAGTGACTTCGAGTGTGTGCAGATCATCCCAGGAGCTCAGAATGGGAACATTCAGGTGGGCTGTGTGGAGTGCTCCCATCAGCTTGGCAGG ATTGCTGCCTCCTACGGAAACACAGTCTGTATCTTTGAACCTCTCTCTACCAACCCAAACAAGCGCCACAAG CAGCTTAACTATCAGTGGCAAAAGACAGGGCAGTTCTTCCTCGATGCCATCACCTACAACCTGGCCTGGGACCCGCAGG GGTACCGTATCCTAGCAGCAACCGAGCGGCTCCAGCTGTGGGCTCCACCGTTGACAGACGCTCTAATTGAAGAGGAGGACGGTCACGTGACTGAGGATAAGCCTCATCTCGTTCTGAATGACTGGAATtgcgtctggcagtgcag GACTGCTGCTTCCGTGCATGTTGCCAAGTGGTCCCCTGATGGAGAGTACTTCGCAACAGTTGGGAAG GATGACTGTTTACTCAAAGTATGGTATCCAACTACGGGCTGGCGTTCTGCAGTTGTGGTCCAGGACCCCTCAGAAAAGAAAGTCCCTGCTGTTCACTTCTCCTTTGTTTATCTGGCCCATCCCCGCTCAGTCACTGGTATGTCCTGGAGGAAGACCAGCAAGTACATGCCAAA GGGTTCAGTCTGCAATGTTTTGCTGACATCCTGTGACGATGGCGTGTGCCGCCTGTGGTCGGAGACCTTGCTTCCCGAGGACAGCTTGCTCGGCGGGCAAATATCTGATAACACGCACTCTTTTAGCTCCAGCTTACCAGGCTCGTCAGGCAATAAGGACAAGATTCAGCATGCTTTAGAG TCTATTCACCATCTGAAGCATCTGCGTCGGGGAAGGCGACGATCATCTGCTTTGGTAGCCCACAGTGAGCTGCTCCCTTCTCAGCTTGGAACACaggatgcacacacacaccgtcACATTGCTCATCATGCCAACGCATTGTGTCACTTCCACATCTCAGCAAGTATTAATCCCAACACAG ACATCCCATCAATGCTGGCAGACTCTGCACTCTTCAACGCAGATGACGGCAGCGGCGCAGGAGGATTTGTTGTTCACTGGCTCAATAATAAAGACCTAAGCTTCACCTGTTCCATGGATCTTTTTATGCTACAGCTTCGCAAGTTCTCTGAGCAGCAGTTAGAACATGCAACAGAAGACCCCTTGGAACCTGAAGGATCCCCTTTGAAGTTTGATTTTggtaggaacaataatacaaatttaATGCATGTTCAGCACACAATTAATCCCCTTTTCTCTGTGATTTTAGACCTGGATGAAATGTCTGACAAAGCCTCATCTGAGCTTGGAGAAGAGGGAGAACCAGGGGAGCAAGGAAGCACAAAGGCATCATCTCCAGGATCCAGCTCCAGCTTGCCTTTGCCCTCAATGCTACTGGAGAGAAAAATGGAGATTCTGATCACAGAGTGGAATAAGAGTCCTGACATGCTGTTCACCATTCACCCAACTGATGGTTCTTTCCTTGTATGGCATGTGAAGTACTTGGATGAATTCAAGCAAGGCATCTTTAGGCAGGTTCAG GTGTCCTTTTCCTCTCGTATCCCAGTGGCATTTCCCACAGGTGATGCCAATTCTTTgagtaaaaacattttgatgtaTGCCTGTACTTTGACCGAGAGTGAAAGTTCAAGAACAGGCGAGCAGGGTAGCATGGTTCCATATGTCGCTCACTCCGTGTCAGCTTCAGCTGGCCTCGGTTCACATGCCCTGGCCTCTTCTTCTAACACAAATCCTGGCGTCAGTCCTGCTGTCATGATGGTCTCCAAACATGTTGATGGATCTCTTAACCAG TGGGCTGTGACATTTGCCGAGCGCTCTGCCTTCTCCAACGTATTGACTGTGTCCCACAAATTCCGCTACTGTGGTCACCGTTTCCATCTGAATGATCAAGCCTGTCACACAGTGCTACCACTGCTGCTCACTTCATCACACCACAATGCACTACTTACACCGCCCTCAGCTCCTGGTAGCATTGATGGGGAACAACCTCCCACCCTTCCCCTTCCAAAGGGACTTCCTAG GAAGCAGCTTCGCAATGCAGCAACAAGGACCTTCCATGACCCCAATGCCATCTACAGTGAACTCATCTTGTGGCGAGTGGATCATATTGGACCACTCTCTTGCACTGGAGGAGTCTCGGAATTGGCTCGAATCAACTCTCTACACACCTCTGCATTCAGCAATGTTGCTTGGCTACCTTCACTTGTCCCTAGCTCTGTACTTG GAACATACTGTAATAGTGCCAGTGCCTGCTTTGTGGCATCAGATGGTAAGAACCTGCGTCTCTATCAAGCTGTAGTGGATGCCAGAAAGCTACTAGATGAGCTCTCAGATCCAGAAACATCT AAACTAGTTGGGGAAGTGTTCAACATTGTCAGCCAGCAGTCCACTGCCAGACCTGGCTGTATCATAGAGCTAGATGTCATTACAAACCAG TGTGGGGCCAACACCCAGCTGCTGCATGTCTTCCAAGAGGATTTTATTCTAGGTTACAAACCTCAAAAAGAACCAGATACACATACGGCTGCTTTTCTATCTGGTGAAG ATTATCAACCTCCTCCATTTTCTGAGAAATTTTTCCTCGTGGTGATAGAAAAGGATCTCAACAGAAACTCTGTGCTGCAAATGTGGCACCTGCACCTCCAGTCTGTTCAGGCTTGTGTCG ATGAACCGAACAAAGATTCTAGTTTCCAGAGCCAGCTCATGGTTCCCAACCAAATTGTGAATGCTGACTCATCTCCAGAGACATCCCCTGTCAGACCACTCCCGCGCTCAGCCTCCACGGTCAACTTGCAATCAGCCAGCAAACTCATCCTCAGTTCCAAATTGGTGTACAGCAAGCGACTTGACTTGCCTCACGGGGTAGAGGTTACCAGAGCAACACCGTCTGCTG GCCATCTCAGTTCCTCCTCCATCTACCCTGTGTGCCTGGCTCCCTATCTGATTGTGACTACCTGCTCTGACTCTCGAGTGCGGTTCTGGCACTGTGCCGTAGAGGGTGATCACGGAGATAGTGACAATGACCGGGACAAGCGGATGTACCGCTGGGAGCCGTGGGCTTTAATGAATGAGGAAGAAGACAACAACAGCGCTGTGTTTGTATCAGGACGGCCCGTTGCAGTGTCCTGCTCCTATATTGGTAGGCTGGCTGTAGCGTTTAAACAGCCACGTCAAGGACAG aTTTCTGGAAAAGAGTTTTCAATGCACGTGTCTATCTATGAGTGTGAATCAACTGGTGGTTCAGAGTGGGTTTTGGAGCAAACGCTCCACTTGGAAGAATTTAATAGACCCTCTCAAACATTGGACCCAAGAGTCAGTGTGGACTCAAacctgtttgtttacagcag ATCGGACCTGTACATGTGCAGAGACCGCAATTCCCCCAATATCAAGCACTACGTCCACTTGGATTGGTTATCCAAAGAAGATGGCTCTCACATTCTCACTGTGGGGGTTGGCTCCAACATTCTTATGTATGGCCGAATCTCCGGCATGGTCCATGAGCAGACAAGTAGCAAAGAGGGCGTGGCTGTCATCACACTCCCTCTAGGGGGCAGTATCAAGCAGGGGATACGCTCTCGCTGGATCCTGCTACGGGCCGTGGACTTGCTGTCCTCTGTGGATGGCACGCCTTCTCTGCCGGTTTCACTCTCCTGGGTTAGGGATGGCATCTTGGTGGTGGGCATGGACTGTGAGATGCACGTGTATGCCCAATGGCACCAGGACAAGAAGCCCGGTGAAGGAGAGGAGGGCAACATGTCATCTGTAGACATTGCAGGAGGCCAAACTCAAGCTTCTTCCTCAGTCTTTGAAGGGAGAGCCAGGTCTAAAAGTGTGTTTGAAGGAAGCGTTGCAGTGGATGAGGCCTTACGTGCACCGGCTGGACTTCAAGAGGGTGGACTTTTTGAGGCGGCTCACTCTCTGTCCCCAACATTACCCCAGTATCATCCCACGCAACTGCTTGAACTAATGGATTTGGGAAAGGTTCGTCGAGCCAAA GCCATTCTTGCTCATTTGGTAAAGTGTATTGCTGGGGAGGTGGCTGTAGTCCGGGATGTGGAGGCAGGTGAAGGCGGAGCCAGGAGACATCTCTCCCGAACCATCAGTGTGACTGGCAGCACAGCAAAAGACACAATTGTGGCCGGTCGCGATGGTGGACGGGATTACACCGAAATCAACTCCATCCCCCCGCTTCCGCTCTATGCCCTCATGTTGGCTGATGAAGATACTTCCTTTAAGGGGACTGAAGAACCTGTCAAAGGACCAAAAGTAGCCAATGGTGACACCAGGCACATGTCTAGTGAGGACCAATATGCTGACCTCTTCCAG GTGCCAACAGTCACCACAGATGACTTTGTGAACTTTGCCACAGACAAACCAGAGAAGAAATCTCGTGTTATCAACCTCTCACAATATGGTCCTGCTTACTTTGGACCAGAGCATGCACAG GTGTTATCCAGTCACCTTATGCACTCCAGCCTCCCTGGACTTACCCGACTTGAGCAGATGTTCTTGGTGGCCCTGGCTGACACTGTAGCAACCACTAGTGCTGAGGTCACTAGCTCCACGGACCAACAATACACAG GAGGCGAGGCTCTGGATGAGTGTGGACTGAGGTACTTGCTGGCCATGCGTCTTCATACTTGCCTGCTCACCTCTCTGCCCCCACTTTACCGCATGCAGCTTCTTCACCAGG GTCTGTCAACATGCCATTTTGCCTGGGCCTTTCACTCTGAAGCAGAGGAGGAGCTGTTGAATATGATTCCGGCAATGCAGAGAGGTGACCTGCAGTGGTCTGAGCTCCGAGCGGTTGGGGTTGGTTGGTGGATACGCAACATCAACACCCTGAGGAAAATGGTGGAGAAG TTGGGCAAAGCTGCATTCCAGAGGCACAACGACCCCTTAGATGCTGCGCTCTTCTACTTGGCAATGAAGAAAAAGGCTGTCCTTTGGGGTCTGTTCAG GTCCCAGCATGATGAGAAGATGACTCAGTTCTTCAAGAATAATTTCACTGAAGACCGTTGGCGAAGGGCAGCTCTAAAAAATGCTTTCTCCCTGCTTGGAAAACAACGCTTTGAACAGTCAGCCGCTTTCTTCTTACTGGCAGGATCCCTCAAAGATGCAATCGAG GTGTTGCTGGAGAAGATGGAGGATCTCCAATTAGCCATGATAGTTGCCAGATTGTACGAGGCTGACTTTGAGAACTCATCCACCTGCCAAGGCCTCCTTTTTGAGAAGGTTCTTGGCTGTAACAAGGACGGAAGTCAGTACCACTGTTCAAGACTTCACCCTGACCCATTCTTGCGCAGCATAGCATACTGGATAATGAAGGATTACACCCAAGCTCTGGACACACTTTTAGAGCGCATCCctaaagatgatgatgatgataaccCTG ATGTGATGGTAAAATCTTGCAACCCCGTGGTGTTCAGTTTTTACAACTATCTAAGAACACACCCGCTCATCATCCGACGACACTATGCTACTTCAGAGGGCACAACAACCACTGTGGGTCTCACTGCAGAAAAGAACAGTGCAGACGAGATCAACCTAATAGAGCGCAAATTGTTCTTCACCACAGCCAATGCTCATTTTAAG GTGGGCTGCCCAGTTCTAGCCCTGGAGGTGCTTTCCAAAATCCCCAAAGTTACCAAGAAATCCGGGTCATCTCCACTCAGCAAGGCTTCATCCAAGGTCAACGTGAGCTTAAACCAGCCACTGGAACAGAGCACAGGACTGGACTGGGGTTCATCTGCTCCCCCTGCATGGGGAGGGAATGAAAGTTCAGGCGGGATGGATTGGGGCCAACCCGTGAGCAAGTTGGAGGATGATGACCTTAAGCTTGACTGGGGAGATGACAAAGACGATGAtgaagacgaggaggaggaggattgtCTGACTATGAAGAAACTTGAAACTGAGACAAAAGTGGAGGGAACATTTGATTCAAAGCTGCAGAGAGACGACTCAAAG GGTGACTCTGAGGTGGACGTGATAGCTGAACAGCTGAAGTTCCGTGCCTGTCTAAAAATTTTAATGACAGAGCTGCGCACGCTCGCTACCGGCTTCGAGGTCGATGGAGGGAAGCTTCGTTTTCAGCTCTACAGTTGGCTTGAAAAGGAGATCGCAGCAATGCACACCATCTGCAACTACAAG GTAGAAGGGAAGGAGCGAGAGCCAGAAGTGGAGCGCTGGGCGGAACGAGCAGTATCGGTGGATATATCAGATGACATGTTGGAGAGAACAGACGCCGATGCCTATGAGCGTCACCAAATGGAGCGGCGACGTCTCCAAGCAAAGCAGCAGCACTCGGAGAGGCGCAAGGCTTGGCTGAGGAAGAACCAGGCCTTGCTTAGAGTCTTCCTCTCTTACTGCAGCCTCCACGGAGCCAAGGGTGGCGGAGTCACCTCTGTACGCATGGAGCTCCTGTTCCTTCTGCAGGAGAGTCAGCAG GAGATCACAGTGAAGCAGCTTCAATCTCCCCTGCCTCTGCCAACCACCTTGCCTCTGCTCTCGGCCTGCATCGCCACCACCAAAACGGTCATAGCCAATCCCGTGCTTCATCTCAGCAACCACATTCGCGATATCCTCCACACCATCACCCTAATGGAGGCACCGCCGCATCCAGATGTCATAGATGAGCGG GTAAATGCCCTGCACACACTGGCAGCGTCTCTGTCTGCTTGCATCTACCAGGCACTGTGTGACAGCCACAGTTACAG CAGCCAGACAGAGGCCAACCAATTTACTGGAATGGTGTACCAGGGCTTGTTGCTCAGCGAAAGGAAACGACTCCGTACAGAAAGCATCGAGGAACATATCACTCCTAATTCAGCTCCTGCTCAATGGCCAG GTGTGTCGTCCCTGATTTCTCTGTTGACGTCTGCCAAGGAGGAGGACCAGCCAAGACTCAACGTGCTTCTGTGCGAGGCAGTCATGGCTGTTTATTTAGCCTTGCTCATCCACGGCTTGGGCACCCACAACAGCAATGAACTCTTCCGCCTCGCCGCACATCCCCTCAACAATCGCATGTGGGCTGCTGTCTTTGGAGGAGGAGCCAAAGTCATAATTAAGCCAAAGAGGCCCGAGGCCCCACCAG tgccagctgactttgaggcAGCCAGGCCCGAAGAGTCTCAGGAGTCGGGAAGACCTGAGCAGGGCAGCCTTGCCCAAACCCCCAAACCCATTCCCTATGAAACCCAATGTCCCAAACAGTGCCCTCCTCTCGTTTCAAGGGGAGGTGGGCCGGGCACTGTGACATCAGCAACTAAGACTAGCT TGGTGCCCCCTCAGCCTCCAGCTGAGGATGGAGACCGATACAGGCGCAGGTTTAACATGAGGATGTTAGTTCCCGGACGCCCTGTGAAGGAGACACCAGCTGCCCCGCCGCCGCTGCCTGCAGAGAGACCCACTTACAGGGAGAAATTTATTCCCCCAGAGTTGAGCATGTGGGACTATTTTGTAGCCAAA CCCTTCCTGCCGTTATCAGACAGCAACACTCTCTGTGACTCGGATGAAAGTGGAGCAGAGgacgatgaagatgatgatgatgccttCCTTTCAGATACTCAGATAACTGAGCACTCTGACCCCAACTCATACAG CTGGGCCCTGATCCGCTTGGCCATGGTGAAAATGTTTCATCACAGCATTAAAAATTTCCTCCCTATCACTGGTCTTGACTTTGCAG ACCTGCCAGTCACTTCACCTTTTACAAATGCTGTGTTGAAGACCTTGGAGAACTGGGAACATATTTTACTGGAGACGATGAATAAATTTGATGGTCCGCCCCCCAACTACATTAACACTTACCCTACTGACCTTAGCGCTGGAGGCGGTCCCGCCATCCTGCGTCACAAGGCCATGCTGGAGCCAGACAATACTCCTTTCAA GACAAAGAATCACCAGTCCTTTCCAGCCCGGCGGTTGTGGCATTTCTTGGTCAAACAGGAAGTTCTTCAGGAGACCTTAATCCGTTACATCTTCACCAAGAAAAGGAAGCAGAGCGAG TCTGTAGACAACCATATGGAGCGTGTAAAGCCAAACTGCATAGCTGGAGCTAGCGCTCTCAACAAG GTGGAGGCAGATTTGGGCTATCCTGGAGGCAAAGCAAAAATTGTTCACAAGGAATCGGACATTATTATGGCATTTGCAATTAACAAG GCTAACTCTAACGAAATAGTGCTGGCCTCAACCCACGATGTCCAGGAAGTGGATGTGTCCACGTTGGTGGCTGTTCAGCCTTACGCCTGGATTGGAGAGGAGTTTGATAAGGAGTCACGCAG CTCTGATGACGTTGACTACAAGTCATCGCATACCAACATTGCCCAGGCCAGCTCTGGTCCGTTTGCACCACCACAGATGCCCGTCTCTGCATCCATGCCGTGGCTGGGTAGTGGGCAGACCAGCATGGGAGCCAGTGTG ATCATGAAGAGGAATCTTAATAACGTCAAGAGGATGACGTCTCACCCAATATATCAGTATT ATATGACAGGGGCCCAGGATGGCAGTGTTCGCATGTTTGAATGGAACAGACCTCAGCAGCTCATCTGCTTCAGACAAGCAGGCAACGCTCGCGTCACTCGACTGTATTTTAACTCCCAGGGCAACAAG TGTGGCGTTGCTGACGGAGAGGGATTTCTCAGTCTGTGGCAAGTCAATCAGACCTCCTCAAATCCCAAACCTTACCTG AGTTGGCAGTGCCACACAAAAACATGTGGAGATTTTGCATTCATCACATCTTCGAGTCTCATCGCCACGGCCGGACAATCCAATGACAACAG AAATGTGTGTCTTTGGGACACCCTGATATCCCCCAGCAATACCATGGTCCATG CGTTCCCCTGTCACGAAAACGGAGCCACA